One region of Trichosurus vulpecula isolate mTriVul1 chromosome 1, mTriVul1.pri, whole genome shotgun sequence genomic DNA includes:
- the LOC118844889 gene encoding biogenesis of lysosome-related organelles complex 1 subunit 2-like — protein sequence MVEMAEEATEPAKVDIMGLCQHMFSKMATYLTGKLKATSSDYKLLENMNKLASLKYLEIKDITVNISRNLKDLNGKYAALQPYLDLITLIEEQVAALKQAAYKLDAYSKKLEAKYKKLER from the coding sequence ATGGTGGAGATGGCTGAGGAGGCCACAGAACCTGCCAAAGTGGACATCATGGGGCTGTGCCAGcacatgttctccaaaatggccacaTACCTGACAGGTAAGCTGAAAGCCACCAGTTcagactataaacttctggaaaatatgaacaaactggCCAGCCTGAAGTATctagaaataaaagatatcacagtaaacataagtagaaacctaaaggacttaaatgggaaatatgcagcacttcagccttatctggatCTGATCACTTTAATTGAGGAGCAAGTAGCAGCTCTGAAGCAGGCAGCCTACAAGTTGGATGCATATTCTAAGAAGctagaagcaaagtacaagaagttagagaggtga